The Podospora bellae-mahoneyi strain CBS 112042 chromosome 7, whole genome shotgun sequence genomic sequence CACCCCCAAGATCCTGTATGAGGACATTTACGTCAGAGGCTCCGAGCCCGATTTCATCCGTGGCCGCATCCTGGATGAGAACTACTACTTTAAGCAGTAAATGGTTGGAGAGTagagtggtggtgaggtggtgaggtggtgaggggttgaacaagaggaaaagagagtgagagagagccGTTTATACAAACAGTGAAATTACTCGAGCTTTGCCGCTGAGCAtttggttttgtttctcGTGTGGTTGGCCTTTTTTTGTACATTACCTTCCTAATCGTCCGTCATAGAGCTTTCGGAGGGAAAAATACGGTTATGAAGAAAATGATTTTTGAGATTTGGGAATGGGACAATggtgcttttcttttctattTGCTTTGCGTTTTGCGACTAAGTAATGCTTAGAATATGCGGACGGTGGTATACATATGGGATTGAGAAAGATATTTTCACATGGAGGGCAAGTCCCTCGATGCATTAAGCTGATGCCTAAGCTTGGACCCTTCGATGCTGCCTGAGGATGAACAAAATGGCCCACTTTGCTCATGTGACCATGCTACTTTACGCGAGAAGATTAGGGGAGGGAAAACGCGTCGGAAGCGCGTCACTCTTTTGTCCTTCCAATTGGTTTGTCGTCGTACATACCTGCCGATTTGAAGCACCCTGTCACCACTGCCCGCCTGCCGCCCTGCCTGCTGCCTATTactatttttattattatcatTATTGGACGtggacttttttttctgtttttttgcGACTACTTTTATAAACACTTGCTAGttccagcaacaccaaaTTCAAGAAAAGCTGGCTCCTCGGCTTTTGTCATTTTTGTCTTTTACTGCGATCTTCCCgcgacagcaacaacttTTACGACGAGGATTTTATTGCTCGAGGGCATTGTTtagtgctggtggtgggttgattACGATGCCTCCTAAGGGGAGTAGGCAGGCTACGCTGGGGTATGTATTGCctggttgggaggaggggcggttGTTTTGTTGCGATTTGTTGGGACAGAGAGGACAGTTGGGACTTACTGAGTTGAACGGTACAGGAAATTCTTCACCCAGGCCAACGGCGCTGCGATTCCGGAGCCAAAGGTGGCGGCGCAAAATAAAACGCAGACGAAGTTGAGTTTTTCGAccaaggtggggggggagcaGAGCcccaagaggaggaagaaggatgaagaggaggaggtgagatCTGATgctgaggggggagaggagggggttaagccggtggagaagaagaaacggGGCCGACCTGCTAAGGCTGCCATCATCACTACGACGGAAAAGAAGACGAgaaagaaggaggttgatgaggatggggatgagagCATGGAGGATGCGGAACCTGCGCAGAAAAaagcgaggaagggggggaggagggtggtgagggatgaggaggatggggatgagagTATGGAGGATGCGCCGGCGccggttgaggatggcaggGTGTCCTCGCCGGAGGGGTATCAGTATGAGAAGGGGAGTGAGCCGAGGATGTTGAATGCGACgccgaagaagaggcaggggaagaaggtgagacaggatgagaaggagtgGAATTTGGGGGTGGAGTCGCCGGAGGGGTATGATTATAAGGGTGGGAGTCCGCCGAAGCTTTTTAAGGGGGATaggttggttgctgttgggggggtgaaggttgggaaggaggaggcggggaagatagagggggagaaggccgggaagaaggcggttgagaaggaggaggaggaggttgtcaaggagggagaggagacgGCGTCGTCGGCTTCGGatgtggagatggaggaggaggaggaggaggagaagccggaggtggccaagaaggcgaggcAGAAGGTGCAGGCTACGCTTAAGAGTGCTGATGAGCATCCTTTTCCTGACTGGAAGGCTGGGGAGCCGGTGCCGTATGCTGCTCTCTGCACTACGTTTTCGCTGGTGGAGCTCACGACGAAGAGGCTGGAGATTATGGCGCACTGTGCGCTGTTTTTGAGACAGGTTTTGAGGCTCACGCCGGATGATCTTTtgccggtggtgctgctAATGATCAACAAGCTTGCTCCTGACTATGCGGGTATCGAGCTGGGCATCGGAGAGAGTTTGATCATGAAGGCTATCGGAGAGTCGACGGGGAGAAGTCTGGCGATTATCAAGCAGGATCAGAAGGAGATTGGTGATCTGGGCTTGGTGGCGGTCAAGAGCAGGTCGACGCAGCCGACCATGTTTAAACCAAAGCCATTGACTGTTAGGGGTGTGCTGAAGGGGCTGATGGGCATTGCCACGACAACGGGCAATGGAGCTcaggggaggaaggtggatGGGATCAAGAAACTGCTTTCCCAGGCTGATGCCAACGGGGCGAAGAAGGTTGATatcaccaaggacaaggGCGGGCCGAGTGAAGCCAAGTATCTGGTCAGGTTCCTGGAGGGGAAGCTGAGATTGGGTCTGGCGGAGAAGTCGGTCATTGTCAGCTTGTCACAGGCGGTGGTTGCGCACGAGGCGGCTCAAAAGGGGGTTGCGCCCAGTGCGGCTGACTTTGAGAAGGGCGAGGCGATCCTCAAGACTGTCTACAGCGAGCTGCCAAGCTACGATGTCATCATTCCGGCTATGGTTGAGCACGGGATCATGAACCTGAGGGATCACTGCAAGTTGAGGCCTGGTGTTCCCCTCAAGCCCATGTTGGCCAATCCTACCAAGGCTATCACCGAGGTTCTGGACCGGTTTGAGAACAAGCTTTTCACTTGCGAGTACAAGTACGATGGTGAAAGAGCGCAGATTCACTATGTGGCCAAGGACACTGCTGAAGAGCTCAGCCAGTCGGCCGCGAATGCCAGCAAGGAGGTGGGTAATGGTGTTGCGGCGATCTTCTCGAGAAACTCGGAGGATCTGTCCAAGAAGTACCCTGACGTCTTGGCCAAGCTGTCTACTTGGGTCAAGGATGACACGAAGAGCTTTGTCTTGGACTGCGAGTCGGTTGCTTGGGAtgtggatgagaagaaggtgttgcCTTTCCAGCAGCTGATGAcgcgcaagaagaaggacgtcaagattgaggaagtcaaggtcaaggtttGCGTCTTTGCGTTTGATCTGCTTTATCTAAacggggaggcggtggtgaacaAGTCGCtcagggagaggagggagctgTTGCACAAGTCGTTTACTCCTGTCGAGGGCGAGTTTGCGTTTGCGACGTCGATGAATGGgcaggagctggatgagATTCAGACGTTCTTGGATGAGTCAGTCAAGGCTTCGtgtgaggggttgatggtgaagatgctggatggggaggagagcggGTATGAGCCTAGTAAGAGGTCGAGGAATTGGTTGAAGGTGTGTTTGGTCTTTCATTCCACATCGTCACAGGCGAGCAAAAAGTGTGCTAATGTAAAACAGATCAAGAAAGACTACCTCGCCGGCATCG encodes the following:
- the cdc17 gene encoding ATP-dependent DNA ligase Cdc17 (EggNog:ENOG503NW9U; COG:L); translated protein: MPPKGSRQATLGKFFTQANGAAIPEPKVAAQNKTQTKLSFSTKVGGEQSPKRRKKDEEEEVRSDAEGGEEGVKPVEKKKRGRPAKAAIITTTEKKTRKKEVDEDGDESMEDAEPAQKKARKGGRRVVRDEEDGDESMEDAPAPVEDGRVSSPEGYQYEKGSEPRMLNATPKKRQGKKVRQDEKEWNLGVESPEGYDYKGGSPPKLFKGDRLVAVGGVKVGKEEAGKIEGEKAGKKAVEKEEEEVVKEGEETASSASDVEMEEEEEEEKPEVAKKARQKVQATLKSADEHPFPDWKAGEPVPYAALCTTFSLVELTTKRLEIMAHCALFLRQVLRLTPDDLLPVVLLMINKLAPDYAGIELGIGESLIMKAIGESTGRSLAIIKQDQKEIGDLGLVAVKSRSTQPTMFKPKPLTVRGVLKGLMGIATTTGNGAQGRKVDGIKKLLSQADANGAKKVDITKDKGGPSEAKYLVRFLEGKLRLGLAEKSVIVSLSQAVVAHEAAQKGVAPSAADFEKGEAILKTVYSELPSYDVIIPAMVEHGIMNLRDHCKLRPGVPLKPMLANPTKAITEVLDRFENKLFTCEYKYDGERAQIHYVAKDTAEELSQSAANASKEVGNGVAAIFSRNSEDLSKKYPDVLAKLSTWVKDDTKSFVLDCESVAWDVDEKKVLPFQQLMTRKKKDVKIEEVKVKVCVFAFDLLYLNGEAVVNKSLRERRELLHKSFTPVEGEFAFATSMNGQELDEIQTFLDESVKASCEGLMVKMLDGEESGYEPSKRSRNWLKIKKDYLAGIGDSLDLVVLGAYFGKGKRTSVYGAFLLACYNPGTDTYETVCNIGTGFSEAVLEELHAQLSKITIDRPKPFYAHSSGGQHQPDVWFEPKYVWEVKTADLTLSPRYKAGMKEGVDPSGEKGISLRFPRFIKVRDDKKPDEATSSRQVAEMYRKQESVSKSKGPSVDDDFEY